In Oreochromis aureus strain Israel breed Guangdong linkage group 15, ZZ_aureus, whole genome shotgun sequence, a single genomic region encodes these proteins:
- the gja1b gene encoding gap junction alpha-1 protein translates to MGDWSALGRLLDKVQAYSTAGGKVWLSVLFIFRILVLGTAVESAWGDEQSAFKCNTQQPGCENVCYDKSFPISHVRFWVLQIIFVSTPTLLYLAHVFYLNRKEQKLNKKEEDLKAVQNDGGDVDIPLKKIEMKKLKYGIEEHGKVKMKGALLRTYIVSIFFKSMFEVGFLVIQWYIYGFSLSAVYTCERNPCPHRVDCFLSRPTEKTVFIIFMLVVSLVSLLLNVIELFYVFFKRIKDRVKGKQQPTLYPSGGTLSPTPKELSTTKYAYYNGCSSPTAPLSPMSPPGYKLATGERGTGSCRNYNKQANEQNWANYSTEQNRLGQNGGGSTISNSHAQAFDFPDDTHEHKKLSSSAGHELQPLALMDARPCSRASSRMSSRARPDDLDV, encoded by the coding sequence ATGGGTGACTGGAGTGCTCTGGGTCGTCTGCTGGACAAAGTTCAGGCCTACTCTACTGCTGGTGGGAAGGTCTGGCTGTCGGTGCTCTTCATATTCAGGATCCTGGTGCTCGGTACTGCAGTCGAATCGGCCtggggagatgagcagtcagccTTCAAGTGTAACACCCAGCAGCCTGGGTGTGAAAATGTCTGTTACGATAAATCCTTCCCCATTTCCCACGTTCGCTTCTGGGTTCTCCAAATTATTTTTGTGTCGACACCTACACTTCTCTACCTGGCTCATGTCTTCTATCTGAACAGGAAAGAGCAGAAACTCAACAAGAAAGAAGAGGACCTCAAGGCTGTGCAAAATGACGGAGGTGACGTTGACATACCTTTAAAGAAAATCGAGATGAAAAAGCTGAAGTATGGTATTGAGGAACATGGCAAAGTCAAGATGAAAGGAGCCCTCCTTAGAACCTATATAGTGAGCATTTTTTTCAAGTCTATGTTTGAAGTGGGCTTCCTGGTTATTCAGTGGTACATATATGGGTTCAGTCTGAGTGCAGTCTACACCTGTGAGAGGAACCCATGTCCACACCGAGTGGACTGTTTTTTGTCTCGTCCCACAGAGAAGACCGTgttcattattttcatgttggtgGTCTCACTGGTGTCATTGCTGCTCAATGTCATTGAACTTTTCTATGTGTTCTTTAAGAGGATCAAAGATCGTGTAAAAGGCAAACAACAACCCACACTCTACCCCAGCGGAGGCACCTTAAGCCCTACCCCTAAAGAACTCTCTACTACAAAGTATGCCTACTATAATGGCTGCTCATCCCCAACTGCCCCACTCTCACCAATGTCCCCCCCTGGCTACAAGCTTGCCACAGGGGAGCGGGGAACTGGCTCGTGCCGTAATTATAATAAGCAGGCCAACGAGCAGAACTGGGCTAACTACTCTACAGAACAGAACCGTCTTGGACAGAATGGTGGAGGAAGCACTATTTCAAACTCACACGCACAAGCCTTTGATTTCCCCGATGATACCCACGAGCATAAGAAACTGTCTTCCTCAGCAGGACATGAGCTGCAGCCGCTAGCGTTGATGGATGCCAGGCCTTGTAGCAGGGCCAGCAGCAGAATGAGCAGCCGAGCCAGGCCAGATGACCTGGATGTTTAA